A genomic region of Pseudomonas sp. MPC6 contains the following coding sequences:
- a CDS encoding putative porin yields MRLASTKTAAALCGGLMLAMSVPASAAVDAKLLDMLKANGSISQAQYAELQAELAKDQKDQQIARQAQQETNEQIAATAKKTNELSTFDQKLAWAAKTQFKGDVRFRQETVKNDGVSNSGDQDRQRIRARLGAYTEINPQVDTGIRIATGNNNDARSTNQSLEGNFSKKDIWLDQGYVDYHPTAIKNLHLIGGKMPQPWVSMGDIIWDSDISPEGLAVTYKYPLGSTAELFGSAGHYTLQDNVDGEGKQFRHDLRLYAGQLGARFAITDNLKMTLGGSLYAYDNDEDAATLAINGNSPGEEFKVYEGFGQLDIGGLPMPLSLYGQIVNNDSASNDQDMGWLAGVKTKFYGFGVDYNYRDVQRNAVVGAFTDSDFANGFTGSRGSKLKVSYEIDKNFALGATYFMADSDFTNANLRDSKINTLQLDAEAKF; encoded by the coding sequence ATGCGTCTTGCTTCCACGAAAACTGCGGCAGCCCTGTGCGGTGGCCTGATGCTGGCCATGAGTGTTCCGGCCAGCGCCGCAGTCGACGCCAAACTGCTCGACATGCTCAAGGCCAACGGTTCGATTTCCCAGGCGCAGTACGCTGAACTGCAGGCCGAACTGGCCAAGGATCAGAAGGACCAGCAGATTGCCCGTCAGGCTCAGCAAGAGACCAACGAACAAATCGCGGCCACCGCGAAGAAAACCAATGAGCTGAGCACCTTCGACCAGAAACTGGCGTGGGCGGCCAAGACCCAGTTCAAGGGCGATGTGCGTTTCCGTCAGGAGACGGTCAAGAACGACGGCGTGTCCAACTCCGGCGACCAGGACCGCCAACGTATTCGTGCCCGCCTGGGCGCCTACACCGAAATCAATCCGCAAGTGGACACCGGCATTCGTATCGCCACTGGCAACAACAACGACGCTCGCTCCACCAACCAGAGCCTGGAAGGCAACTTCTCCAAGAAAGATATCTGGCTGGACCAGGGCTACGTCGACTACCACCCGACTGCCATCAAGAATTTGCACTTGATCGGCGGCAAGATGCCACAGCCATGGGTGAGCATGGGCGACATCATCTGGGATAGCGACATCAGCCCGGAAGGTCTGGCGGTGACTTACAAATACCCGCTAGGCAGCACGGCCGAGCTATTCGGTAGCGCCGGCCACTACACTCTTCAGGACAACGTCGACGGCGAAGGCAAACAGTTCCGTCACGACCTGCGTCTGTATGCTGGCCAGTTGGGCGCACGCTTCGCGATCACCGACAACCTGAAAATGACGCTCGGTGGCAGTCTTTACGCTTACGACAACGACGAGGACGCCGCGACACTGGCTATCAACGGCAACAGCCCGGGCGAAGAGTTCAAAGTGTACGAAGGCTTCGGTCAGCTCGACATCGGCGGTCTGCCGATGCCACTGTCGCTGTACGGTCAAATCGTCAACAACGACAGTGCGAGCAACGATCAGGACATGGGCTGGCTGGCCGGGGTCAAGACCAAGTTCTACGGCTTCGGCGTGGATTACAACTATCGCGACGTACAGCGTAACGCCGTGGTCGGTGCCTTTACCGACTCCGACTTCGCCAACGGTTTCACCGGTTCGCGCGGCAGCAAGTTGAAAGTGAGCTACGAGATCGACAAGAACTTCGCCCTCGGCGCGACGTACTTCATGGCTGACTCCGACTTTACCAACGCCAACCTGCGGGATTCGAAAATCAACACCCTGCAGCTGGATGCAGAAGCCAAGTTCTGA
- the aqpZ gene encoding aquaporin Z gives MSLFKRSVTELLGTFWLVLGGCGSAVLAASSPLGIGVLGVALAFGLTVLTMAFAIGHISGCHLNPAVSVGLFVGGRFPARELPAYIIAQVIGAIIAAALIYYIANGKEGFELANGLASNGYGEHSPGKYSMAAGFVCELVMTAMFVLIILGATDKRAPAGLAPIAIGLALTLIHLISIPVTNTSVNPARSTGPALIVGGWAIAQLWMFWVAPMVGAVIGGVTYRWLGKEGS, from the coding sequence ATGTCTCTGTTCAAACGTTCAGTCACTGAGTTGTTAGGTACGTTCTGGCTGGTGTTGGGGGGTTGCGGCAGTGCGGTCCTGGCCGCGTCTTCTCCGCTGGGGATCGGGGTGCTGGGTGTGGCCCTGGCCTTTGGTCTGACGGTACTGACCATGGCATTCGCCATTGGCCATATTTCCGGCTGCCATCTCAACCCCGCCGTTTCGGTCGGTTTGTTCGTTGGCGGTCGATTCCCCGCCAGAGAGCTGCCCGCCTACATCATCGCTCAGGTAATTGGCGCGATTATCGCGGCGGCCTTGATCTACTACATCGCCAACGGCAAGGAAGGCTTCGAGCTCGCCAACGGTCTGGCTTCAAACGGCTATGGCGAGCATTCTCCCGGCAAATACTCGATGGCCGCAGGCTTTGTCTGTGAGCTGGTGATGACGGCGATGTTCGTGCTGATCATCCTCGGTGCCACCGACAAGCGAGCCCCCGCCGGGCTGGCGCCGATCGCCATCGGCCTGGCCCTGACGCTGATTCACCTGATATCGATTCCAGTCACCAATACTTCGGTCAACCCGGCCCGTAGCACTGGCCCGGCGCTGATCGTCGGTGGCTGGGCCATCGCGCAATTGTGGATGTTCTGGGTGGCACCGATGGTCGGCGCGGTGATCGGCGGCGTGACATATCGATGGTTAGGCAAGGAAGGCAGCTGA
- a CDS encoding beta-ketoacyl-ACP synthase III: MHNVVISGTGLYTPANSISNEELVQSFNTYVGQFNADNAEAIARGEIEALTESSAAFIEKASGIKSRFVMDKDGILDPQRMAPRLPERSNDEWSVLCQMAIGAAEQALQRAGKTAADIDGVIVACSNLQRAYPAIAIEVQEALGIQGFGFDMNVACSSATFGIQTAANSVQLGQARAILMVNPEVCTGHLNFRDRDSHFIFGDAATAVIIERADLATSQYQFDIVSTKLLTKFSNNIRNNFGFLNRAAEEGIDAKDKLFVQEGRKVFKDVCPMVAELIANHLEENQLNITDVKRFWLHQANLSMNHLIVRKLLGREATEEEAPVILDTYANTSSAGSVIAFHKHQDDLAAGSLAVLSSFGAGYSIGSVILRKR, translated from the coding sequence ATGCATAACGTCGTCATCAGTGGCACCGGCTTGTACACCCCGGCCAACAGCATTTCCAACGAAGAGCTGGTGCAGTCTTTCAATACTTACGTCGGGCAGTTCAACGCCGATAACGCCGAAGCCATTGCCCGCGGTGAAATCGAAGCGCTGACCGAATCCAGCGCGGCATTTATCGAAAAAGCCTCTGGCATCAAAAGCCGCTTCGTCATGGACAAGGACGGCATCCTCGACCCGCAACGCATGGCGCCACGCCTGCCGGAGCGCTCGAATGACGAGTGGTCGGTGCTCTGCCAGATGGCCATCGGCGCTGCCGAGCAAGCCCTGCAGCGTGCGGGCAAGACCGCCGCGGACATTGACGGCGTGATCGTCGCCTGTTCCAACCTGCAGCGCGCCTACCCGGCCATCGCCATCGAAGTCCAGGAAGCGCTGGGCATCCAGGGTTTCGGCTTCGACATGAACGTCGCCTGTTCCTCGGCGACTTTCGGCATCCAGACCGCGGCGAACAGCGTGCAACTGGGCCAGGCCCGGGCGATCCTGATGGTCAACCCGGAAGTCTGCACCGGTCACCTGAATTTCCGCGACCGCGACAGTCATTTCATCTTCGGCGACGCCGCGACCGCGGTGATCATCGAACGTGCCGACCTGGCCACCTCCCAGTACCAGTTCGACATCGTCAGCACAAAGCTGCTGACCAAGTTCTCCAACAACATCCGCAACAACTTCGGCTTCCTCAATCGCGCAGCGGAAGAAGGCATCGACGCCAAGGACAAACTGTTCGTCCAGGAAGGCCGCAAGGTGTTCAAGGACGTCTGCCCGATGGTCGCGGAACTGATCGCCAACCATCTGGAAGAAAACCAGCTCAACATCACTGACGTGAAGCGTTTCTGGCTGCACCAGGCCAACCTCAGCATGAACCACTTGATCGTCAGGAAACTGCTGGGCCGCGAAGCCACCGAAGAAGAAGCGCCGGTGATTCTCGACACCTATGCCAACACCAGCTCTGCCGGTTCGGTGATTGCCTTTCACAAGCATCAGGATGATCTGGCGGCCGGTTCGCTGGCGGTGCTCAGCTCGTTCGGCGCCGGTTATTCGATTGGTAGCGTGATTTTGCGCAAGCGCTGA
- a CDS encoding GNAT family N-acetyltransferase translates to MPLQRLENLSEIAANTWDALVPDSQPFLRHAFLCALEDSGSVGPHSGWQPEHLLNIEGDRLIAALPGYRKWHSYGEYVFDHAWADACERAGIDYYPKLLSAVPFSPVSGPRLLAASLEDGFELLKSLPGYLEIEQLSSAHINFTDPFTDAALAEQPGWLQRIGCQYHWQNRGYRDFQDFLDVLSSRKRKQMRKEREQVAGQGIDFEWLEGRQLDQLQWDFVYACYANTYAVRRQRPYLTREFFSLLAERMPESIRVVLAKQGSRPVAMAFSLVGGDSFYGRYWGCLAEFDRLHFETCFYQGMDYAIANGFQRFDAGAQGEHKLIRGFEPVITHSWHYLRHPGLKAAVKDFLQQERVGVLAYAEEARTALPYRQD, encoded by the coding sequence ATGCCGTTGCAACGTCTGGAAAATCTGTCCGAAATCGCTGCGAACACCTGGGATGCCCTGGTGCCGGATAGCCAGCCATTCCTGCGCCATGCTTTTCTCTGCGCCCTGGAAGACAGCGGTAGCGTCGGCCCGCATTCCGGCTGGCAACCCGAGCATTTGCTGAACATCGAAGGCGATCGCCTGATTGCCGCGCTGCCCGGTTACCGCAAATGGCATTCCTATGGCGAGTACGTGTTCGATCACGCCTGGGCCGATGCCTGCGAGCGCGCCGGCATCGACTATTACCCCAAGCTGTTGAGCGCCGTACCGTTCAGCCCGGTCAGTGGCCCGCGCTTGCTGGCGGCCTCCCTCGAAGATGGTTTCGAGCTGTTGAAAAGCCTGCCCGGCTACCTTGAGATCGAACAGCTCTCAAGTGCTCACATCAACTTCACCGATCCCTTCACCGATGCCGCATTGGCCGAACAACCGGGCTGGTTGCAGCGCATCGGCTGTCAGTACCACTGGCAGAATCGCGGCTATCGGGACTTTCAGGATTTTCTCGACGTCCTCAGTTCGCGCAAGCGCAAGCAGATGCGCAAAGAGCGCGAGCAAGTGGCGGGGCAGGGGATTGATTTCGAATGGCTTGAAGGTCGGCAGCTGGATCAGCTGCAGTGGGATTTTGTCTATGCCTGCTACGCCAACACCTACGCAGTGCGGCGGCAACGGCCTTATCTGACCCGGGAGTTTTTCAGTCTGTTGGCCGAGCGGATGCCGGAATCGATTCGCGTGGTATTGGCCAAACAGGGCTCGCGACCAGTAGCCATGGCGTTCAGCCTGGTGGGGGGCGACAGCTTTTACGGTCGCTATTGGGGATGCCTGGCGGAGTTTGACCGCCTGCACTTCGAGACGTGTTTCTATCAGGGCATGGACTACGCGATTGCCAACGGCTTCCAGCGTTTCGATGCCGGTGCCCAGGGCGAACACAAGTTGATTCGCGGGTTCGAACCGGTGATCACCCATTCCTGGCACTACCTGCGCCATCCCGGCCTGAAAGCGGCCGTCAAAGACTTCCTGCAGCAAGAGCGCGTCGGTGTGTTGGCGTATGCCGAGGAAGCGAGGACGGCCTTGCCTTACCGGCAAGACTGA